In Populus trichocarpa isolate Nisqually-1 chromosome 12, P.trichocarpa_v4.1, whole genome shotgun sequence, a genomic segment contains:
- the LOC7484450 gene encoding protein NOI4 isoform X2: protein MASQGRPLPKFGEWDVNNPASAEGFTVIFNKARDEKKTKNSPAKVVSPRRTEPVFNKNAKNENYEHPPKRRWLCYVELIMH from the exons ATGGCTTCT CAAGGTCGGCCTTTGCCCAAGTTTGGTGAGTGGGATGTGAACAACCCTGCCTCTGCTGAAGGATTCACAGTCATATTCAACAAGGCTAGAGACGAGAAGAAGACCAAAAATAGTCCTGCAAAAGTTGTTTCGCCACGGAGAACTGAACCTGTGTTCAACAAAAATGCCAAAAATGAGAACTATGAGCATCCTCCGAAG AGGAGGTGGCTTTGCTATGTTGAACTCATAATGCACTAA
- the LOC7484450 gene encoding 30S ribosomal protein S21, chloroplastic isoform X1, giving the protein MTSAMAIATAASSLLHSKPPPPPPTLLSHSPQSAQQLHLPKTTSSKWTPLVLTTSHSTLEKTMPTTSRSTNFPDLSFLSSLTTSAIDNLAMVSPSLAYANTLYFKFGFNVQINVKENEPEESILFRFKKAVIRARVLQECRRRRFFESTQDKKKRKTRDAARRNSQRRPQPRTPVKQEAPKKKKDDDDDDNWELP; this is encoded by the exons ATGACCTCGGCCATGGCCATAGCGACTGCAGCCTCCTCTCTTCTCCACtcaaaaccaccaccaccaccaccaactcTCCTTTCTCATTCCCCACAATCAGCACAACAACTTCACCTTCCCAAAACAACATCCTCCAAATGGACCCCATTAGTACTCACCACGAGTCATTCAACCTTGGAAAAGACCATGCCCACGACAAGTCGTTCCACTAATTTCCCAGacctctctttcctttcttctttgaCAACATCTGCTATTGATAATCTAGCCATGGTGAGTCCTTCACTTGCATATGCGAACACCCTTTACTTCAAATTTGGATTTAACGTGCAAATCAACGTGAAAGAGAACGAGCCTGAGGAGAGTATACTGTTTCGGTTCAAGAAAGCTGTTATAAGGGCACGTGTTTTGCAGGAGTGTAGGAGGAGGAGGTTCTTTGAGAGCACACAAgataagaagaagagaaaaactagAGATGCTGCTAGAAGAAACAGTCAGAG ACGCCCACAGCCAAGAACACCAGTTAAACAGGAAGCACCcaagaagaaaaaggatgacgatgacgatgacAACTGGGAACTCCCATAA